One Mesorhizobium sp. L-2-11 genomic region harbors:
- a CDS encoding MFS transporter — MAILERNQTRRDPAQGSPPAPAIAIASVVLSMALVAVGNGLMFAYIPVRLGAAGFDPTWAGLIVTGLSAGGLAGCILTGPLVRRVGHARAFMVLSALIVLSNAAVGAGPHPLSWIAARALYGFAICGLFIVAQSWLNDVIANTIRGRVMAFFYVAYVAGLGVGYSTLALIDIRAADAPLIGIAFTALSILPVGLTRLAQPPPPQAASVALGRAWRISPVGVAGMLAVGGLSMTISGFAPIHATAKGYSQADVALLLSAMPIGTLILQIPLGWISDRTDRRFVLVAASALAMVAGLFAMGFDGGALAALVVIYVVWAGASESIYSLASAHAADRAGKDDMVALSSSLLFAWSLSGFIVPGIVTGLSAVYGTQAFIHVAIVIAAAFCLFVLWRVVAMSPVPAAETGNFAPMTAQAPLPVDLAFPSEEQRRADK, encoded by the coding sequence ATGGCGATTCTCGAGCGAAACCAGACCAGACGCGACCCGGCGCAGGGCAGCCCGCCGGCCCCGGCGATCGCCATCGCCAGCGTCGTCCTGTCGATGGCGCTGGTAGCGGTCGGCAACGGACTGATGTTCGCCTATATCCCGGTCAGGCTCGGCGCCGCAGGCTTCGATCCGACCTGGGCCGGGCTGATCGTCACCGGCCTCTCGGCCGGCGGCCTGGCAGGCTGCATCCTGACCGGTCCGCTGGTACGGCGCGTCGGCCATGCGCGCGCATTCATGGTGCTGTCGGCGTTGATCGTGCTGTCCAACGCCGCCGTCGGGGCCGGGCCGCACCCGCTGTCGTGGATTGCGGCACGCGCGCTCTACGGTTTTGCCATATGCGGCCTGTTCATCGTCGCGCAGAGCTGGCTCAACGACGTTATCGCCAACACCATACGCGGCAGGGTCATGGCCTTCTTCTACGTCGCCTATGTCGCCGGGCTCGGTGTCGGCTACTCGACACTGGCGCTGATCGACATAAGGGCTGCGGACGCGCCGCTGATCGGCATCGCCTTCACCGCGCTGTCGATCCTCCCCGTCGGGTTGACGCGGCTCGCCCAGCCGCCGCCGCCGCAGGCGGCGTCGGTGGCGCTTGGCAGGGCCTGGCGGATTTCACCGGTCGGCGTCGCCGGCATGCTTGCCGTCGGCGGCCTGTCGATGACGATTTCAGGCTTTGCGCCGATCCATGCCACGGCCAAGGGCTACAGCCAGGCCGATGTGGCACTGCTGTTGTCGGCGATGCCGATCGGCACTTTGATCCTGCAAATCCCGCTCGGATGGATTTCCGACCGAACCGACCGGCGCTTTGTTCTGGTCGCCGCTTCGGCGCTTGCCATGGTGGCGGGCCTGTTTGCGATGGGCTTCGATGGTGGTGCGCTGGCGGCGCTGGTCGTCATCTATGTGGTCTGGGCCGGCGCATCGGAATCGATCTATTCGCTGGCCAGCGCACATGCCGCCGACCGCGCCGGCAAGGACGACATGGTGGCGCTGTCCAGTTCACTGCTGTTTGCGTGGTCGCTGTCTGGCTTCATCGTGCCCGGCATCGTGACCGGGCTTTCCGCTGTCTACGGAACGCAGGCCTTCATCCATGTGGCCATCGTCATCGCCGCTGCCTTTTGCCTGTTCGTGCTGTGGCGCGTGGTGGCGATGTCGCCTGTTCCCGCCGCCGAGACCGGCAATTTCGCGCCGATGACAGCGCAAGCGCCGCTGCCGGTCGACCTCGCCTTTCCGTCCGAAGAGCAGCGCCGCGCGGATAAGTAG
- a CDS encoding mechanosensitive ion channel family protein translates to MPVDPQNALLTVQSGLAQLSALIVSYSFSAIGAVILLVLGYIVAGLAQRSIYAGLGHIHGFDTTLRHFFPRIVRYAILILVVVMVLGQFGVQTTSIIAAIGAIGLAIGLALQGTLQNIAAGIMLLALRPFRIGEYVEVGVISGTVEEIGLFATRRTVEGVYVLAPNSTLWNLPVRNFTRSGVRRADITLTIGSWNDIDLAQKTMLGVAAADRRVRREPAPIAFVATVGDSNVAITLRYWTSAGDFFAAQIDLTKRAKQAFDSEGISIPAPPPEAPRQETVTRQ, encoded by the coding sequence ATGCCTGTCGACCCTCAGAACGCTCTCCTTACCGTGCAGTCCGGCCTTGCGCAGCTCAGCGCGCTGATCGTCTCGTACTCGTTCTCGGCCATTGGCGCCGTCATCCTGCTGGTCCTCGGCTATATCGTCGCCGGCCTTGCCCAGCGCTCGATCTACGCCGGCCTCGGCCATATCCATGGCTTCGACACGACGCTGCGCCACTTCTTTCCGAGGATCGTCCGCTACGCCATACTGATCCTCGTCGTCGTCATGGTGCTCGGCCAGTTCGGCGTCCAGACGACCTCGATCATTGCCGCCATTGGCGCCATCGGCCTGGCCATCGGCCTGGCGCTGCAAGGCACGCTGCAGAACATCGCCGCCGGCATCATGCTGCTGGCGCTGCGACCGTTCCGTATCGGCGAATATGTCGAGGTCGGGGTCATTTCCGGGACCGTCGAGGAAATCGGGCTGTTCGCCACCCGGCGGACAGTCGAGGGCGTCTACGTCCTCGCCCCCAATTCGACGCTGTGGAACCTGCCAGTCCGCAACTTTACCCGCAGCGGCGTCCGCCGTGCCGACATCACCCTGACCATCGGCTCGTGGAACGACATCGATCTGGCGCAGAAGACCATGCTGGGCGTCGCCGCCGCCGACCGACGCGTCAGGCGGGAGCCGGCGCCGATTGCCTTTGTGGCGACCGTCGGCGACAGCAACGTCGCCATCACCTTGCGCTACTGGACCTCGGCTGGGGATTTCTTCGCCGCCCAGATCGATCTCACCAAACGCGCCAAGCAGGCTTTTGACAGCGAAGGCATTTCAATACCCGCGCCGCCACCGGAAGCACCGCGGCAGGAAACCGTCACCAGACAGTGA
- the rsfS gene encoding ribosome silencing factor: MPSPARISVNDAVSRAIKTVLASLEDSKAENIVSIDIQGKSSLGDYMVIASGRSHRHVSAVADHLLKALKDAGLGTARVEGLAGADWVLIDSGDIIVHVFRPEVRDFYNLEKMWQAPDLEEETLH; this comes from the coding sequence GTGCCTTCGCCGGCCAGGATCAGCGTAAACGACGCCGTGTCCCGCGCCATCAAGACAGTCCTTGCCAGTCTGGAAGACTCCAAGGCCGAAAACATCGTCTCAATCGACATTCAGGGAAAATCGAGCCTCGGTGACTATATGGTCATCGCGTCCGGCCGATCGCACCGTCATGTCTCGGCTGTCGCCGATCATCTCCTCAAGGCGCTCAAGGATGCCGGGCTCGGCACGGCGCGCGTCGAGGGACTGGCAGGCGCCGACTGGGTCTTGATCGATTCGGGCGACATCATCGTCCATGTCTTCCGCCCCGAAGTCCGCGACTTCTACAATCTCGAAAAGATGTGGCAGGCGCCGGACCTCGAGGAAGAGACCCTCCACTGA
- the rlmH gene encoding 23S rRNA (pseudouridine(1915)-N(3))-methyltransferase RlmH, with amino-acid sequence MKITVHAVGRMKAGPEKLLADRYFERFAKSGQAVGLEFSGVVEIPEGRAQTANERRREEGQKLQAQLQPGAALMLLDERGKNFSSEDFAGRIGLLRDSGRKALVIAIGGADGHDQSLRDQADQMVSFGALTWPHQLVRVMLGEQLYRAATILSGHPYHRS; translated from the coding sequence ATGAAAATCACCGTTCATGCCGTGGGCCGGATGAAAGCCGGCCCCGAGAAGTTGCTCGCCGACCGATATTTCGAGCGCTTCGCCAAGAGCGGGCAGGCCGTGGGCCTCGAATTCTCAGGGGTGGTCGAGATCCCGGAGGGCCGCGCGCAGACCGCCAACGAGCGTCGCCGCGAAGAGGGCCAGAAGCTGCAGGCGCAGTTGCAGCCTGGCGCCGCGCTGATGCTGCTCGACGAACGCGGCAAGAATTTCTCCTCCGAGGATTTCGCCGGGCGCATCGGCCTGCTGCGTGATAGCGGCCGCAAGGCGCTGGTCATCGCCATCGGCGGCGCCGACGGTCACGACCAGTCGCTGCGCGATCAGGCCGACCAGATGGTGTCGTTCGGCGCGCTGACATGGCCGCACCAACTGGTCCGTGTCATGTTGGGCGAGCAGCTTTACCGGGCGGCCACAATCCTGTCCGGCCATCCCTATCACCGCTCGTGA
- a CDS encoding murein hydrolase activator EnvC family protein, with translation MAEGWKSRTGFWRAGCGLAAAALMLSLAAAQAQSRLEMAPDPDQSRAEYERISQEITLSSERLAKLAADMATVKKDHASITAALIQSAMTEQKLGQDIEDIGARLEGLKRDEQKIRASLAARRDVLAEVLAALQRMGLNPPPAILVKPEDALSSVRSAILLGAVVPELRQQTEILLAELKEQSRVTASIEAERARLTAAVAEQTAEKKRLGMLLEAKQKLEAETQTALAAEKQRSAALAAKAGSLKELIASLEADKARKAADAAKAAEQKAAEQKAAEQKAAEQKAAGADNAPAQKAPELAALPVPEANRLTAAAPFSALQGQIALPVTGKIKRRFGASDGNGAVMLGDMVATQSGAIVTAPADGNVLYAGPFRSYGQLLILNAGDGYHVVLAGMSRISVASGQSVLAGEPVGAMGEARVASTSASKNGNATPELYVEFRKDGKPVDPTPWWADRLSGRT, from the coding sequence ATGGCTGAAGGTTGGAAATCGCGAACGGGCTTTTGGCGCGCAGGCTGCGGCTTGGCAGCGGCGGCGCTTATGCTGTCGCTCGCTGCCGCGCAGGCGCAGAGCAGGCTCGAAATGGCGCCTGACCCGGATCAGAGCCGCGCCGAATACGAACGGATATCGCAGGAGATCACGCTGTCGTCGGAGCGGCTGGCCAAGCTCGCCGCCGACATGGCGACGGTCAAGAAGGACCATGCCTCGATCACCGCGGCGCTGATCCAGTCGGCGATGACCGAGCAGAAGCTCGGCCAGGACATCGAGGACATCGGTGCCAGGCTGGAAGGGCTGAAGCGCGACGAGCAGAAAATCCGTGCCTCGTTGGCTGCCAGACGCGACGTTCTGGCCGAGGTGCTGGCCGCGCTGCAGCGCATGGGGCTCAATCCGCCGCCGGCCATCCTGGTCAAGCCGGAGGACGCGCTGTCGTCGGTGCGCAGCGCCATCCTGCTCGGCGCCGTGGTGCCGGAACTGCGCCAGCAGACCGAAATATTGCTGGCGGAGCTCAAGGAGCAGTCACGGGTGACGGCCTCGATTGAGGCGGAGCGGGCGCGGCTGACGGCGGCAGTCGCCGAGCAGACGGCGGAAAAGAAGCGGCTCGGCATGCTGCTCGAAGCCAAGCAGAAGCTCGAGGCCGAGACGCAAACGGCCCTGGCGGCGGAAAAGCAGCGATCCGCAGCACTGGCGGCCAAGGCCGGCAGCCTGAAAGAACTGATCGCCTCGCTCGAGGCCGACAAGGCCCGCAAGGCCGCGGACGCGGCGAAGGCAGCCGAGCAGAAGGCTGCTGAGCAGAAAGCCGCGGAGCAGAAAGCCGCGGAGCAGAAGGCAGCGGGTGCCGACAACGCTCCGGCGCAGAAGGCCCCGGAACTGGCGGCCCTGCCGGTGCCGGAAGCCAACCGGCTCACCGCCGCTGCACCGTTTTCGGCGCTTCAGGGGCAGATCGCGTTGCCGGTCACCGGCAAGATCAAGCGGCGGTTCGGGGCCAGCGACGGTAACGGCGCAGTGATGCTCGGTGACATGGTTGCGACACAATCGGGAGCCATCGTCACCGCGCCAGCGGACGGAAATGTACTTTATGCGGGACCTTTTCGCTCTTATGGTCAACTCTTGATCCTGAACGCAGGTGACGGCTATCATGTCGTTCTCGCGGGGATGAGCAGAATCAGCGTCGCGTCTGGCCAGTCGGTGCTCGCAGGAGAGCCGGTCGGCGCGATGGGAGAGGCCCGGGTGGCGAGCACCTCGGCATCGAAGAATGGAAATGCCACGCCGGAACTCTATGTTGAGTTCCGCAAGGATGGAAAACCCGTCGATCCGACCCCATGGTGGGCGGACCGTTTGTCTGGAAGGACGTGA
- a CDS encoding S41 family peptidase, with protein MMRKLSLLFAGALMGASAMSLVYGAPGSTANAAGSETYKQLAIFGDIFERVRAQYVTPPDDKSLVENAINGMLTSLDPHSSYMNAEEAQDMRVQTKGEFGGLGIEVTMENDLVKVITPIDDTPAAKAGVLAGDYIAKIDGEEVRGLSLNDAVEKMRGLVNTPIKLTILRQGADKPIELTVVRDIIKVKAVKFRVENDIGYIKITSFTEKTHDDLENAIETIEKQVPNEKLKGYVLDLRLNPGGLLDQAVSVSDAFLNRGEIVSTRGRDPKDVTRFDARPGDDIDGKPLVVLVNGGSASASEIVAGALQDLRRATVVGTQSFGKGSVQTIVPLGENGALRLTTALYYTPSGKSIQGKGITPDIKVDQPLPPNLQGRDLTRGESDLKGHIKGSEEGDDGSGSAAYVPPEPKDDLQLIFAQQLLRGEKTDPAFPPNPDKAVLNQ; from the coding sequence ATGATGCGGAAACTGTCGCTTCTGTTTGCCGGTGCGCTGATGGGCGCATCCGCGATGAGCCTGGTCTATGGCGCGCCCGGCTCGACGGCGAACGCTGCGGGCTCCGAGACCTATAAGCAACTGGCGATCTTCGGTGATATTTTCGAGCGGGTGCGGGCGCAATATGTGACGCCGCCCGACGACAAGTCGCTGGTCGAAAACGCCATCAACGGCATGCTTACTTCGCTCGACCCGCACTCCTCCTATATGAACGCCGAAGAGGCGCAGGACATGCGCGTGCAGACCAAGGGCGAGTTCGGCGGCCTCGGCATCGAGGTCACCATGGAAAACGACCTGGTCAAGGTGATCACGCCGATCGACGATACGCCGGCTGCCAAAGCGGGCGTGCTTGCCGGCGACTATATTGCCAAGATCGACGGCGAGGAGGTTCGCGGCCTGAGCCTCAACGATGCGGTCGAGAAGATGCGCGGGCTGGTCAACACGCCGATCAAGCTCACCATCCTGCGTCAGGGCGCCGACAAGCCGATCGAACTGACGGTGGTGCGCGACATCATCAAGGTCAAGGCGGTCAAGTTCCGGGTCGAGAACGACATCGGCTACATCAAGATCACCTCCTTCACCGAAAAGACCCATGATGATCTCGAGAACGCCATCGAAACCATCGAGAAGCAGGTGCCGAACGAAAAGCTCAAGGGCTACGTGCTCGATCTGCGCCTCAATCCGGGCGGGCTGCTCGATCAGGCGGTGAGCGTGTCCGACGCCTTCCTCAACCGTGGCGAGATCGTCTCGACGCGCGGCCGCGATCCGAAGGACGTCACCCGCTTCGACGCGCGGCCGGGCGACGATATCGACGGCAAGCCGCTGGTCGTGCTCGTCAATGGCGGCTCGGCCAGCGCGTCCGAAATCGTCGCCGGCGCGCTGCAGGATCTGCGCCGCGCCACGGTCGTCGGCACGCAGTCGTTCGGCAAGGGTTCGGTGCAGACCATCGTCCCGCTCGGCGAGAACGGCGCGCTGCGCCTGACGACGGCGCTCTATTACACGCCGTCCGGCAAGTCGATCCAGGGCAAGGGCATCACGCCCGATATCAAGGTCGACCAGCCGTTGCCGCCGAACCTGCAGGGCAGGGACCTGACGCGCGGCGAATCGGACCTCAAGGGCCACATCAAGGGCAGCGAGGAGGGCGATGACGGTTCGGGCTCGGCAGCCTATGTGCCGCCGGAGCCGAAGGACGATCTGCAGCTCATCTTCGCCCAGCAGTTGCTGCGCGGCGAGAAGACCGATCCGGCGTTCCCGCCGAATCCGGACAAGGCCGTCCTGAACCAGTAG
- a CDS encoding divergent polysaccharide deacetylase family protein, with product MADIGSDIERPLGQAVRPPRAARRISAGVVAATVVVLAVIGVSGAIALRERPFRKPEEVAVSTQKSTEVVDSAAPVTESAPKTEAASKMSGSNTSGSKTSGSKTSGSKTGGPQIIQMPTEAGEGPPGAIVIHDPSTTGQNLRIAHIPDRALVESGETGPLPVRAADGRRPFDVYARPWSGARGARVAIVIGGLAVSQTGTQAAIAKLPAEVTLGFAPQGNSIGRWMQAARQGGHEIVMQVPLEPFDYPNVNPGRNTLTVVATPDENLENLRWALSRTTNYTGVMNYMGARFSADAAAMGPLMAELGKRGLAYVDDGSSARSLAPDLALKNGVPFAAGDTLIDAVRDRGAILKKLDELEATARAKGFAVGIGSAFDLTVDTVSSWVIEAKKRGVEIVPISAVAADPEKG from the coding sequence TTGGCTGACATCGGTAGTGACATCGAACGCCCACTCGGGCAGGCCGTCCGGCCGCCGCGCGCGGCCCGCAGGATCAGCGCTGGCGTGGTCGCGGCCACTGTCGTGGTGCTGGCGGTGATCGGCGTCTCAGGCGCGATTGCGCTCCGCGAAAGGCCATTTCGAAAGCCGGAAGAAGTCGCCGTCTCGACGCAGAAGTCGACTGAGGTGGTCGATTCCGCAGCGCCGGTGACTGAATCGGCGCCGAAGACCGAAGCAGCGTCCAAGATGAGCGGATCCAATACAAGTGGGTCCAAGACAAGCGGATCGAAGACAAGCGGATCGAAGACGGGCGGGCCGCAGATCATCCAAATGCCGACCGAAGCGGGCGAAGGTCCACCCGGGGCCATCGTCATCCACGACCCTTCGACCACCGGCCAGAACCTGAGGATCGCGCATATTCCCGACAGGGCGCTGGTTGAGTCCGGCGAAACCGGTCCATTGCCAGTTCGTGCTGCCGACGGCAGGCGGCCGTTCGATGTCTATGCGCGACCGTGGTCCGGTGCGCGCGGTGCGCGCGTGGCGATCGTCATCGGCGGGCTTGCCGTGTCACAGACCGGCACGCAGGCGGCCATCGCCAAGCTGCCGGCCGAAGTGACGCTGGGCTTCGCGCCGCAGGGCAACAGCATCGGCCGCTGGATGCAGGCGGCGCGGCAGGGCGGCCATGAGATCGTCATGCAGGTGCCGCTCGAACCTTTCGATTATCCGAACGTCAATCCCGGCCGCAACACGCTGACGGTCGTGGCGACCCCGGACGAGAATTTGGAGAACTTGCGTTGGGCGCTGTCGCGGACGACCAATTACACCGGCGTCATGAATTATATGGGCGCGCGTTTTTCGGCTGATGCTGCGGCGATGGGGCCGCTGATGGCCGAGCTTGGCAAGCGCGGCCTGGCCTATGTCGACGACGGTTCGTCGGCACGCAGCCTCGCGCCCGACCTGGCGTTGAAGAACGGTGTGCCGTTCGCCGCTGGCGACACGTTGATCGACGCCGTGCGCGACCGCGGCGCTATATTGAAGAAGCTGGACGAACTGGAAGCAACCGCGCGGGCGAAAGGCTTTGCCGTCGGCATCGGCTCGGCCTTCGACCTGACGGTCGATACCGTGTCATCCTGGGTGATCGAGGCCAAGAAGCGCGGTGTCGAGATCGTGCCGATTTCGGCAGTGGCGGCGGATCCGGAAAAAGGTTGA
- a CDS encoding RNA pyrophosphohydrolase, translating into MAKKKPVDPETLPYRRCVGAMVLNGEGLVWVGHRIAEPDSEFAGTTQLWQMPQGGIDKGEEPLQAAQRELYEETGMRSVSLLDEAPNWIFYDLPAHLVGVAFKGRYRGQTQKWFAFRFHGDLSEIEINPPPGGHTAEFDKWAWRPMEELPDLIVPFKRQVYEDVVAAFRHLVA; encoded by the coding sequence ATGGCGAAGAAAAAACCGGTCGACCCCGAGACGCTGCCCTATCGTCGCTGCGTCGGAGCGATGGTCCTCAATGGAGAGGGGCTGGTCTGGGTCGGGCATCGCATTGCCGAGCCGGACAGCGAATTCGCCGGCACGACGCAGCTCTGGCAGATGCCGCAGGGCGGCATTGACAAGGGCGAAGAGCCGCTGCAGGCGGCACAGCGGGAACTCTACGAAGAAACCGGCATGCGCAGCGTCTCGTTGCTGGATGAGGCGCCGAACTGGATATTTTACGACCTGCCGGCCCATCTCGTCGGCGTCGCCTTCAAGGGAAGGTATCGCGGCCAGACGCAAAAATGGTTCGCCTTCCGCTTTCATGGCGATTTGAGCGAGATTGAGATCAATCCGCCGCCGGGCGGCCACACCGCCGAGTTCGACAAATGGGCTTGGCGGCCAATGGAGGAATTGCCCGACCTGATCGTTCCGTTCAAGCGTCAGGTCTATGAGGATGTGGTTGCGGCATTCCGGCATCTGGTTGCGTAG
- the alr gene encoding alanine racemase: protein MNGTSKKTLSETVAVKAAPISEAAAGAILTVDLSAIRENYRRLKVRLGGVNCAGVVKADGYGLGGPQVAAALAAEGCAIFFVAHLAEGALLRQALGAWPAIYVLNGIQPGAESEAVEAQLSAVINSASQLAAWRAAARRAGRKLKAAIQVDSGMSRLGMAAAEVEAVAADPQAFDGIDVTLVMSHLARADEPEHPANEQQRLEFERLRRMLPPAPASLANSSGIFLGQPFHYDLARPGAALYGINPTPAQENPMLPVVRLQAKIIQTRSLERGAGVGYGHIFHVTDSLIAATISLGYADGWHRRAASAAWFENVRLPFLGRVSMDSIVLDISALPPGRLKAGDLVELIGPSQTVDQAAGHAGTIGYEILTSLGHRFHRRYVNG, encoded by the coding sequence ATGAACGGCACTTCCAAAAAAACGCTTTCTGAAACGGTCGCCGTCAAAGCCGCGCCGATCAGCGAAGCGGCGGCCGGCGCCATATTGACCGTCGATCTCAGCGCCATCCGCGAAAATTACCGGCGGCTCAAGGTGCGGTTGGGCGGCGTTAACTGCGCCGGTGTCGTCAAGGCCGATGGCTACGGGCTCGGCGGGCCGCAAGTGGCGGCGGCGCTGGCGGCCGAAGGCTGCGCTATTTTTTTCGTCGCGCATCTGGCCGAAGGTGCCTTGCTGCGCCAGGCGCTCGGCGCATGGCCAGCGATCTATGTGCTGAACGGCATTCAGCCGGGCGCCGAAAGCGAAGCGGTCGAAGCGCAGCTGAGCGCGGTCATCAACAGCGCCAGCCAGCTCGCCGCCTGGCGCGCGGCGGCGCGGCGGGCCGGCCGCAAGCTTAAGGCTGCAATCCAGGTCGACAGCGGCATGTCGCGGCTCGGCATGGCGGCAGCCGAGGTGGAGGCCGTCGCTGCCGACCCGCAGGCTTTCGACGGTATCGACGTCACCTTGGTGATGAGCCATCTCGCTCGCGCCGACGAGCCCGAACATCCGGCCAACGAGCAGCAGCGGCTGGAATTCGAGCGGCTGCGCAGGATGCTGCCGCCGGCGCCGGCCTCGCTCGCCAATTCCTCCGGTATCTTTCTTGGGCAGCCCTTTCACTACGACCTCGCCCGGCCCGGTGCGGCGCTCTACGGCATCAATCCGACGCCAGCGCAGGAAAATCCGATGCTGCCGGTGGTGCGGCTTCAAGCAAAAATCATTCAGACACGCAGCCTCGAGAGGGGAGCCGGCGTCGGCTATGGCCATATTTTTCATGTCACCGATTCGCTGATTGCCGCAACGATCTCGCTTGGCTATGCCGATGGCTGGCATCGACGCGCGGCCTCGGCCGCCTGGTTCGAAAATGTGCGCTTGCCGTTCCTGGGCCGTGTGTCGATGGATTCGATCGTTCTCGACATTTCGGCCCTGCCGCCCGGCAGGCTGAAGGCGGGCGACCTCGTCGAACTGATCGGCCCGTCGCAGACGGTCGACCAGGCGGCCGGCCATGCCGGCACCATCGGCTATGAAATCTTGACCAGCCTCGGGCACCGCTTTCACCGGCGCTATGTGAATGGATAG
- a CDS encoding D-amino acid dehydrogenase — translation MKIFVLGGGVIGVTTAYYLAEAGHEVTVIDRQKGPALETSFANAGEISPGYASPWAGPGVPLKAIKWLLMKHGPLVVRPTLDPHMWVWLVRMLRNCTAERYAVNKARMVPLAEYSRDTLKALREATGIAYDERSKGTLQLFRTQRQLDGTSGDVEVLKTYGVPYEILDPDGCIAAEPGLAGIREKFVGGLRLPGDETGDCKMFTDRLAELCVARGVTFEYDTEIRRIVRKRSHIANINTSKGAKAADAYVMAMGSYSAKFMRSLKRPIPVYPVKGYSITVPIKDAAAAPVSTVMDETYKVAITRLGDRIRVGGTAEVSGFDLTLHESRRRTLEHSLGDLFPGSGEMRSATFWSGLRPMTPDGPPLIGRTEFSNLYLNTGHGTLGWTMACGSAKVLADIISSRVPDIDVRDLGPERYQR, via the coding sequence ATGAAGATCTTCGTGCTGGGCGGCGGCGTCATTGGGGTCACCACTGCTTATTACCTGGCCGAGGCCGGCCATGAAGTGACGGTGATCGATCGCCAGAAGGGTCCAGCGCTGGAAACCAGCTTTGCCAATGCCGGCGAGATCTCGCCCGGTTACGCCTCTCCCTGGGCCGGTCCCGGCGTCCCGCTGAAGGCGATCAAATGGCTGCTGATGAAGCATGGTCCGCTGGTGGTGCGGCCGACTCTCGATCCGCACATGTGGGTATGGCTGGTCAGGATGCTGCGCAACTGCACGGCCGAGCGCTATGCGGTCAACAAGGCGCGCATGGTGCCTTTGGCCGAATACAGCCGCGACACGCTGAAAGCGCTGCGCGAGGCGACCGGCATCGCCTATGACGAGCGCAGCAAGGGAACGCTGCAGCTTTTTCGCACGCAACGACAGCTCGACGGCACGTCAGGCGATGTCGAGGTGCTGAAGACATATGGCGTTCCCTACGAGATACTCGATCCCGACGGCTGCATCGCGGCCGAGCCGGGCTTGGCAGGGATCCGTGAAAAGTTCGTGGGCGGTCTGCGGCTGCCGGGCGACGAAACCGGTGACTGCAAGATGTTCACCGACCGTCTGGCCGAGCTCTGCGTGGCGCGCGGCGTCACCTTCGAATACGACACGGAGATACGGCGCATCGTCCGCAAGCGCAGCCATATCGCCAACATCAATACCAGCAAAGGCGCGAAGGCCGCCGACGCCTATGTGATGGCGATGGGCAGCTATTCGGCAAAATTCATGCGCAGCCTGAAACGGCCCATTCCGGTCTATCCGGTCAAGGGTTATTCGATCACGGTGCCGATCAAGGATGCTGCCGCAGCACCGGTCTCGACGGTGATGGATGAGACTTACAAGGTGGCGATTACCAGGCTCGGCGATCGCATCCGGGTCGGTGGTACCGCGGAGGTTTCCGGCTTCGACCTGACGCTGCATGAATCGCGGCGGCGCACGCTCGAACATTCGCTCGGCGACCTTTTTCCGGGCAGCGGCGAGATGCGGTCGGCGACCTTCTGGTCCGGTTTGCGGCCGATGACGCCGGACGGGCCGCCGCTGATCGGCCGCACCGAGTTTTCCAACCTCTATCTCAACACCGGCCACGGCACGCTCGGCTGGACCATGGCCTGCGGCTCAGCCAAGGTCCTGGCCGACATCATTTCCAGCCGGGTGCCGGACATCGATGTCCGCGACCTCGGACCGGAGCGATATCAGCGGTAG